One Micromonospora sp. FIMYZ51 genomic window carries:
- a CDS encoding SPFH domain-containing protein yields MDRLRSEFVDIVEWLDDSRDTIVWRFPRFQNEIKMGAKLVVRESQTAVFVNEGQVADVYPPGTYTLETRNMPILATLKGWKYGFNSPFKAEVYFVNTRQFTEMKWGTQNPVILRDPEFGVVRVRAFGAYAARVVDAQRLLRELVGTDPQFRTEEVQEYLRQLIVGRLGGALARAGVPLLDLAAHQDAIGRQLAGVLTEELAEVGIAIPKFVIENVSVPPEVERALDKRTEMGAVGDLDRFTRYQAATALEAAANNPGGEAGAGIGMGMGMALGQQMARSMSGEPQPAAAPPAAPPAAAPPAEPPPLPNQTQWFIGVGGQRQGPFDLGGLAAQVGAGNLGPETLIWRAGMAQWQPAGQVPELASVLASVPPPLPPQ; encoded by the coding sequence ATGGACCGCCTGCGGAGCGAGTTCGTTGACATCGTCGAATGGCTCGATGACAGCCGGGACACGATCGTCTGGCGTTTCCCCCGCTTCCAGAACGAGATCAAGATGGGCGCCAAGTTGGTCGTCCGCGAGTCCCAGACGGCGGTGTTCGTCAACGAGGGGCAGGTCGCCGACGTCTACCCGCCCGGCACGTACACGCTCGAGACCCGCAACATGCCGATCCTGGCCACCCTCAAGGGCTGGAAGTACGGCTTCAACTCGCCGTTCAAGGCCGAGGTGTACTTCGTCAACACCCGCCAGTTCACCGAGATGAAGTGGGGCACCCAGAACCCGGTGATCCTGCGCGACCCCGAGTTCGGGGTGGTCCGGGTGCGGGCGTTCGGCGCGTACGCGGCCCGGGTGGTGGACGCCCAACGGCTGCTGCGTGAGCTGGTCGGCACCGACCCGCAGTTCCGCACCGAGGAGGTGCAGGAGTACCTGCGTCAGCTCATCGTCGGTCGACTCGGCGGCGCGCTGGCCAGGGCCGGGGTGCCGCTGCTGGACCTGGCGGCCCACCAGGACGCGATCGGCCGGCAACTGGCCGGCGTGCTGACCGAGGAACTCGCCGAGGTCGGCATCGCGATTCCGAAGTTCGTCATCGAGAACGTCTCCGTGCCGCCGGAGGTGGAGCGGGCGCTCGACAAGCGGACCGAGATGGGCGCGGTCGGTGACCTGGACCGGTTCACCCGCTACCAGGCGGCCACCGCGCTTGAGGCGGCGGCGAACAACCCGGGCGGCGAGGCGGGCGCCGGCATCGGCATGGGCATGGGCATGGCGCTGGGCCAGCAGATGGCCAGGTCGATGTCGGGCGAGCCACAGCCGGCCGCCGCACCACCTGCCGCACCACCGGCCGCCGCACCACCTGCCGAGCCGCCGCCGCTACCGAACCAGACGCAGTGGTTCATCGGCGTGGGCGGGCAGCGACAGGGCCCGTTCGACCTCGGTGGGCTGGCCGCGCAGGTGGGCGCCGGCAACCTCGGCCCGGAGACGCTGATCTGGCGGGCCGGCATGGCCCAGTGGCAGCCGGCCGGGCAGGTTCCGGAACTTGCCTCGGTGCTGGCAAGCGTTCCGCCGCCGCTGCCGCCGCAGTGA
- a CDS encoding glycoside hydrolase family 6 protein, with product MPATGKTRRLLAAATVATLIGAAVVAGPARAGARAPHVDNPYAGVSGYVDPQWRARAESVPGGHRVSGHPTGIWLNRVSQIAGEPGELGLRAHLDAALAQRAGYVQVVLNNLPARDCARLAPHGEFAVGEVRRYQREFVDPIVAIERDPKYRRLRIINVVEPNAVPALATTIGLSARCADVARSGDYVEGIRYALDRLRPYANIYTYLGSGHHAELGWDENRSTGVRLITEIAAGSRAGVRGLDGVIVNTAGYGALVEPYFTVNTTVNGVSVRQTRWVDWNNFVDELPYAQRLRQDLVAAGFPEQIGVLIDTSRNGWGGPRRPTGPGVASSVDTFVDQSRVDRRTSAVNWCNQSGAGLGERPAVAPQPGVDAYVWMKPPGVSDGASDPAQAADPRSGFDPKCDPDYRPPTGSGWPPTDALRGAPPVGAWFPAHFTELMANAHPPLPAT from the coding sequence ATGCCTGCCACGGGGAAGACCCGCCGCCTGCTCGCCGCCGCCACGGTCGCGACCCTCATCGGCGCCGCGGTCGTCGCCGGACCGGCCCGGGCCGGCGCCCGGGCCCCGCACGTCGACAACCCGTACGCCGGAGTGTCGGGGTACGTCGATCCGCAGTGGCGGGCCCGCGCGGAGAGCGTGCCGGGTGGACACCGCGTGTCGGGCCACCCGACCGGCATCTGGCTGAACCGGGTGAGCCAGATCGCCGGCGAGCCGGGCGAGTTGGGACTGCGCGCCCACCTGGACGCCGCGCTGGCCCAGCGCGCCGGGTACGTGCAAGTGGTGCTGAACAACCTGCCCGCCCGCGACTGCGCCCGGCTGGCCCCGCACGGCGAGTTCGCGGTCGGCGAGGTGCGCCGCTACCAGCGGGAGTTCGTCGACCCGATCGTGGCGATCGAACGTGACCCGAAATACCGCCGGCTACGGATCATCAACGTGGTCGAACCCAACGCGGTGCCCGCCCTGGCCACCACCATCGGCCTGAGCGCGCGATGCGCGGACGTGGCCCGCAGCGGCGACTACGTCGAGGGCATCCGGTACGCGCTTGACCGGTTGCGCCCCTACGCCAACATCTACACCTACCTGGGCTCCGGGCACCACGCGGAGCTGGGCTGGGACGAGAACCGGTCGACCGGGGTGCGCCTGATCACCGAGATCGCCGCCGGCAGCCGGGCCGGCGTACGCGGCCTCGACGGCGTCATCGTCAACACCGCCGGGTACGGCGCGCTGGTCGAGCCGTACTTCACCGTCAACACGACGGTCAACGGGGTGTCGGTGCGGCAGACCCGCTGGGTGGACTGGAACAACTTCGTCGACGAGCTGCCGTACGCCCAGCGGCTGCGGCAGGATCTGGTCGCCGCCGGGTTCCCGGAGCAGATCGGCGTGCTGATCGACACGTCCCGCAACGGGTGGGGCGGCCCGCGCCGGCCGACCGGCCCGGGTGTCGCGTCCAGCGTGGACACGTTCGTCGACCAGTCCCGTGTCGACCGGCGTACCTCGGCGGTGAACTGGTGCAACCAGTCCGGTGCCGGCCTCGGTGAGCGGCCGGCCGTGGCGCCGCAGCCCGGCGTCGACGCGTACGTCTGGATGAAGCCGCCCGGCGTCTCCGACGGCGCCAGCGACCCCGCGCAGGCCGCCGACCCGCGCAGCGGTTTCGACCCCAAGTGCGATCCGGACTACCGGCCGCCGACGGGCTCCGGATGGCCGCCCACCGACGCGCTGCGCGGCGCGCCGCCGGTCGGTGCCTGGTTCCCCGCACACTTCACCGAACTCATGGCGAACGCCCACCCGCCGCTGCCGGCGACCTGA
- a CDS encoding amphi-Trp domain-containing protein produces MDIYEDERTVSRADLAAWLRQVASQLETGKVFYGAAGSIAVADQVHCELEIEQEGKDEFSIEIEFSWVNPKAAAPAEAAQEAEQADEAESAETDADEEPAAITSSPAA; encoded by the coding sequence ATGGATATCTACGAGGACGAGCGGACCGTGTCGCGGGCGGACCTGGCCGCGTGGTTGCGGCAGGTGGCGAGCCAGTTGGAGACCGGCAAGGTCTTCTACGGCGCCGCCGGCAGCATCGCCGTCGCCGATCAGGTGCACTGCGAGTTGGAGATCGAGCAGGAGGGCAAGGACGAGTTCTCGATCGAGATCGAGTTCTCCTGGGTCAACCCGAAGGCCGCCGCGCCGGCCGAGGCCGCCCAGGAGGCGGAGCAGGCCGACGAGGCCGAGTCGGCGGAGACGGACGCGGACGAGGAGCCGGCAGCGATCACCTCCTCCCCCGCCGCGTAG
- a CDS encoding copper resistance CopC family protein — MRHLAPRPGRVVSGLLALIVVAAVGLFGSASPASAHGGLAMSTPAADATVSEPLTTVQLYFTEQVVPNAYFTVSAPGGGRVDNGWTPGQPRPLDRPVREYFLVDGKFEPREYTTGFPAVVTVAHLPAVGKYTVSYLSVASDGEPVRGTMSFQYAGPVTAAPQGWRPPTDQPDPALVAAVEQHGHDAGSTQESAAPSGAAPPPVAAVPMPVEEDGLPGWVWAAGAVLLGLALVALVAWRRQPAAVATILGRVGLSSRPARRPNARVRTGARPGAGARKSRSGRAAVSKARSGRPATSKAGSGRPAGAKAKPTAPATSAAGGSVVTSPVTASSAAASSAGATPAGATAAGATPAGATPAGATPADATPAGATAAGATAADATPAGATAADATAASGAEAGAPAPAARLGNARLGLLVGGLVVALLAGFGLGRLGTDDPAGGSTGARPSTVAGAGAPVSAGDGHQHAPGTGAHTHPGDGADQTQATGAWTSAAGYTLQPVRRSQRVGVPADYRFQIVGPDRQPATTFATVHERPLHLIVVGRDLGGYQHLHPSMAADGTWSVPLNLARPGGYRVYADFSVITADGTALPLVLGIDHHVPGGYAPAALPPPQPQATGGPFQVTMDGTPTVAVSAPITFRIGRAGTFAPVQPEPYLGAYGHLVVVREGDLGYVHVHPEPELVDGAVTFWLTAPSPGRYRAFFDFQVDGTVHTATYTIDLT, encoded by the coding sequence ATGCGCCATCTCGCTCCGCGCCCCGGGCGCGTCGTGTCGGGTCTGCTCGCGCTGATCGTGGTGGCCGCGGTCGGCCTGTTCGGGTCCGCCTCGCCCGCGTCGGCGCACGGTGGCCTGGCGATGTCCACTCCGGCGGCGGACGCCACGGTCTCCGAGCCGCTTACCACCGTGCAGCTCTACTTCACCGAGCAGGTGGTGCCAAACGCCTACTTCACGGTAAGCGCACCGGGTGGCGGCCGGGTCGACAATGGCTGGACGCCCGGACAGCCCCGCCCCCTGGACCGGCCGGTACGGGAGTATTTCCTGGTCGACGGCAAGTTCGAGCCGCGCGAGTACACGACCGGCTTCCCGGCGGTGGTGACCGTGGCGCACCTGCCAGCGGTGGGGAAGTACACGGTGAGCTACCTGTCGGTGGCCTCGGACGGCGAGCCGGTGCGGGGCACGATGAGCTTCCAGTACGCCGGCCCGGTGACCGCCGCGCCGCAGGGTTGGCGTCCGCCGACCGACCAGCCGGACCCGGCGCTGGTGGCGGCGGTTGAGCAGCATGGGCACGACGCGGGATCCACCCAGGAATCCGCCGCGCCGTCCGGGGCCGCGCCGCCGCCGGTGGCCGCGGTGCCGATGCCCGTCGAGGAGGACGGGCTGCCCGGATGGGTCTGGGCCGCCGGTGCGGTGCTGCTCGGGCTCGCTTTGGTCGCCCTGGTCGCCTGGCGGCGGCAGCCGGCCGCCGTGGCCACGATCCTCGGCCGGGTCGGCCTGTCGAGCAGGCCAGCCCGCCGACCCAACGCCCGGGTTCGGACCGGCGCCCGCCCCGGTGCCGGGGCGCGGAAAAGCCGCTCGGGACGGGCCGCCGTGTCGAAGGCCCGCTCCGGCCGGCCGGCCACGTCGAAGGCCGGCTCCGGGCGGCCGGCCGGGGCGAAGGCCAAGCCCACGGCACCGGCCACGTCGGCTGCTGGGGGATCGGTTGTCACGTCACCGGTCACGGCCTCCTCGGCCGCCGCATCGTCGGCTGGTGCGACGCCGGCTGGTGCGACGGCGGCTGGTGCGACGCCGGCTGGTGCGACGCCGGCTGGTGCGACGCCGGCTGATGCGACGCCGGCTGGTGCGACGGCGGCTGGTGCGACGGCGGCTGATGCGACGCCGGCTGGTGCGACGGCGGCTGATGCGACGGCGGCGTCCGGGGCGGAGGCCGGGGCTCCGGCACCCGCCGCCCGGCTGGGCAACGCCCGGCTCGGGCTGCTCGTCGGCGGGCTTGTGGTCGCGCTGCTGGCCGGGTTCGGGCTGGGTCGGCTCGGCACCGACGATCCGGCGGGCGGCAGCACCGGCGCGCGACCGAGCACGGTGGCCGGCGCCGGTGCGCCGGTCTCGGCCGGGGACGGGCACCAGCACGCGCCGGGGACCGGGGCGCACACCCACCCCGGCGACGGCGCGGACCAGACGCAGGCGACCGGGGCATGGACCAGCGCCGCCGGCTACACCCTGCAACCGGTGCGGCGGTCCCAGCGCGTCGGCGTACCCGCGGACTACCGGTTTCAGATCGTCGGCCCGGACCGGCAACCGGCTACCACCTTCGCCACCGTCCACGAGCGACCGCTGCACCTGATCGTGGTCGGTCGCGACCTGGGTGGATACCAGCACCTGCACCCGAGCATGGCCGCCGACGGCACCTGGAGCGTGCCGCTGAACCTGGCCCGGCCCGGCGGTTACCGCGTCTACGCCGACTTCTCCGTGATCACCGCCGACGGCACCGCACTGCCCCTGGTGCTCGGCATCGACCATCACGTACCGGGCGGGTACGCCCCGGCCGCGCTCCCGCCGCCGCAGCCGCAGGCCACCGGCGGGCCGTTCCAGGTGACAATGGACGGTACGCCCACCGTCGCGGTGAGCGCGCCGATCACCTTCCGGATCGGTCGGGCCGGCACCTTCGCCCCGGTGCAGCCGGAGCCCTACCTGGGCGCGTACGGGCACCTGGTCGTGGTACGCGAGGGCGACCTCGGGTACGTGCACGTCCATCCGGAGCCGGAACTCGTCGACGGCGCGGTGACCTTCTGGCTGACCGCGCCGAGCCCCGGCCGGTACCGGGCCTTCTTCGACTTCCAGGTGGACGGCACCGTGCACACCGCCACGTACACGATCGACCTGACCTGA
- a CDS encoding STAS domain-containing protein, producing MTTALSLATSRRSDGTRILTVTGEIDMSNAATFAAGLADAVDADGTPLVVDLTEVEYLDSAGLAALFPHAERIQLVVTPLLEPLLTISGLADLTTVHRP from the coding sequence ATGACCACCGCGCTCTCCCTCGCCACCAGTCGGCGCTCCGACGGTACGCGGATCCTGACCGTCACCGGCGAGATCGACATGAGCAACGCCGCCACCTTCGCCGCCGGGCTGGCCGACGCCGTGGACGCCGACGGCACCCCGCTCGTCGTCGACCTCACCGAGGTGGAGTACCTGGACAGTGCCGGCCTGGCCGCCCTGTTTCCGCACGCCGAACGCATTCAGCTGGTCGTCACCCCGTTGCTGGAGCCGCTGCTCACCATCTCCGGCCTGGCCGACCTCACCACCGTGCACCGACCGTGA
- a CDS encoding LemA family protein: protein MDVRLMLGLVGGLCCLLTVVAVGWALVAYNRLVRQRNQVQASWAQIDVQLKRRHDLIPNLVETVKGYAGHERGTLEAVMAARSGAIAAAGAPGVAGREAAENVLTQALGRLFVLAEVYPELKANQNFAALQGELTRTEDKIAYARQFYNSAVQTFNTSVQTIPTNLIAGLGGFRATDFFQALDGERATVRVRY from the coding sequence TTGGACGTACGACTCATGCTGGGCCTGGTCGGCGGGCTGTGCTGCCTGCTGACGGTGGTTGCGGTGGGTTGGGCGCTGGTCGCCTACAACCGGCTGGTCCGGCAGCGCAACCAGGTGCAGGCGTCCTGGGCGCAGATCGACGTGCAACTCAAGCGGCGCCATGACCTGATCCCGAACCTGGTGGAGACGGTCAAGGGCTACGCGGGGCACGAACGCGGCACGTTGGAGGCGGTGATGGCCGCCCGCAGCGGCGCGATCGCCGCCGCCGGCGCCCCCGGGGTGGCTGGTCGGGAGGCGGCCGAGAACGTCCTCACCCAGGCGTTGGGGCGGCTGTTCGTGCTGGCCGAGGTGTACCCGGAGCTCAAGGCCAACCAGAACTTCGCCGCCTTGCAGGGCGAGTTGACCCGGACCGAGGACAAGATCGCGTACGCCCGGCAGTTCTACAACAGCGCCGTGCAGACCTTCAACACAAGCGTGCAGACCATCCCGACAAACCTGATCGCCGGGCTCGGCGGGTTTCGGGCGACCGACTTCTTCCAGGCTCTGGACGGCGAACGCGCAACCGTCCGGGTGCGTTACTGA
- a CDS encoding family 43 glycosylhydrolase, giving the protein MTRTLRRPTRRRIAAIATAGLLLAGFVAAPANAAETDLIVNGGFENGLANWFVNNGNATDGATLSPTTDAYSGSSAVLVTNRQTTGSGPMQDLSGKVQAGQTYALTARIKYENPDSPATKQFFATMHYGGSTYTNLVSVTATKGQWAQFNGQFTIPAGQNVTTARLFFETPWTSTPSTDPGVHLMDFKLDDVSVVGAAPPAPPSKTIEVVGKLPGEHNPLIGHKFGADGFGFVHDGRVYMYMTNDTQGYAPDPVTGVSPGINYGHINQITVISSTDLVNWTDHGEIQVAGPNGVAPFTTNSWAPGMAKKVVNGEEKFFLYYANNGSSSNVITGASPVGPWTSERTSTLIDGRTPGAEAVAWKFDPAPLVTSDGEAYLYFGGGPASTSMPPAERFNNPKNLRAIKLGDDMVSTEGTAAVVDAPVAFEAAQVFERDGKYYLSYSSHFGGNDFGGNQTPLPGYPGGGQIGYMISDDPMSWPKETYAGVLFPNQSQFFGAGTGGNNHQSAFEYEGKYYFTYHAPTLNKRINGNTTQGYRSPHIQELAFNADGTIQQVVGTYAGASQVRDFDPYRVFEAETFGWSKGVATAKIDGPSAEFGTTAPNLVVRDIDNGDWTALSSVDFGDGARSVTAKVRPLAAGGKIEIRLDEVTGPVVGTIPVDAPIGEWTELTASLDGVAGVHDVYFTYSGPQGSDLFEIDTWAFEAASAAELPVEVSAQARCVAGKAYVAVQARNTHDAPVDIAVETAYGERSFADVAPGGNAYQQFATRTAEVAAGSVTVRASGSVDGRDVTRIVTANYSGVNCAG; this is encoded by the coding sequence GTGACAAGGACATTACGGAGGCCGACCCGACGACGCATCGCCGCGATCGCGACGGCCGGCCTGCTGTTGGCCGGATTCGTCGCGGCACCGGCCAACGCCGCCGAGACCGATCTCATCGTCAACGGCGGCTTCGAGAACGGCCTCGCCAACTGGTTCGTGAACAACGGCAACGCGACCGACGGCGCCACCCTCTCGCCGACCACGGACGCCTACTCCGGATCCAGCGCCGTGCTGGTGACCAACCGGCAGACCACCGGTTCCGGCCCGATGCAGGACCTCTCCGGCAAGGTGCAGGCCGGGCAGACGTACGCCCTGACCGCCCGAATAAAGTACGAGAACCCCGACAGCCCTGCGACGAAGCAGTTCTTCGCCACCATGCACTACGGCGGCAGCACCTACACCAACCTGGTCAGCGTGACCGCCACCAAGGGGCAGTGGGCGCAGTTCAACGGTCAGTTCACCATCCCGGCGGGGCAGAACGTGACGACGGCGCGGCTCTTCTTCGAGACGCCCTGGACGAGCACGCCGTCGACTGACCCGGGGGTTCACCTGATGGACTTCAAGCTCGACGACGTCTCCGTCGTCGGTGCCGCACCACCCGCGCCGCCGTCGAAGACCATCGAGGTCGTCGGCAAGCTGCCCGGCGAGCACAACCCGTTGATCGGGCACAAGTTCGGTGCCGACGGGTTCGGCTTCGTGCACGACGGCCGGGTCTACATGTACATGACCAACGACACGCAGGGCTACGCGCCCGACCCGGTCACCGGCGTCTCGCCGGGCATCAACTACGGCCACATCAACCAGATCACCGTGATCTCCTCGACGGATCTGGTGAACTGGACGGACCACGGTGAGATCCAGGTCGCCGGCCCGAACGGCGTGGCGCCCTTCACCACCAACTCGTGGGCGCCCGGCATGGCCAAGAAGGTGGTCAACGGCGAGGAGAAGTTCTTCCTCTACTACGCCAACAACGGCAGTTCGAGCAACGTGATCACGGGCGCCTCGCCGGTCGGCCCGTGGACCAGCGAGCGCACCAGCACGCTGATCGACGGCCGCACCCCCGGTGCCGAGGCCGTCGCCTGGAAGTTCGACCCGGCGCCGCTGGTGACCTCGGACGGCGAGGCGTACCTCTACTTCGGTGGCGGACCGGCGTCGACCAGCATGCCGCCGGCCGAGCGGTTCAACAACCCGAAGAACCTGCGGGCGATCAAGCTCGGCGACGACATGGTGTCGACCGAGGGCACGGCGGCGGTCGTGGACGCCCCGGTGGCCTTCGAGGCGGCCCAGGTGTTCGAGCGTGACGGCAAGTACTACCTGTCGTACTCGTCGCACTTCGGCGGCAACGACTTCGGCGGCAACCAGACGCCGCTGCCCGGCTACCCCGGCGGTGGCCAGATCGGCTACATGATCTCCGACGACCCGATGTCGTGGCCGAAGGAGACCTACGCCGGTGTGCTCTTCCCGAACCAGTCGCAGTTCTTCGGCGCCGGCACCGGTGGCAACAACCACCAGTCCGCCTTCGAGTACGAGGGCAAGTACTACTTCACGTACCACGCCCCGACGCTGAACAAGCGGATCAACGGCAACACCACCCAGGGCTACCGCAGCCCGCACATCCAGGAGCTGGCGTTCAACGCCGACGGCACCATCCAGCAGGTGGTCGGCACCTACGCCGGTGCCTCGCAGGTCCGCGACTTCGACCCGTACCGGGTGTTCGAGGCGGAGACGTTCGGCTGGAGCAAGGGCGTCGCGACCGCGAAGATCGACGGCCCGTCCGCCGAATTCGGCACGACGGCACCGAACCTGGTGGTCCGTGACATCGACAACGGCGACTGGACGGCCCTGTCGTCGGTGGACTTCGGTGACGGTGCCCGCAGCGTGACGGCGAAGGTCCGCCCGCTGGCGGCCGGCGGGAAGATCGAGATCCGGCTGGACGAGGTCACCGGACCGGTGGTCGGGACCATCCCGGTCGACGCGCCGATCGGCGAGTGGACGGAGCTGACCGCTTCGCTCGACGGCGTGGCTGGCGTGCACGACGTCTACTTCACCTACTCGGGCCCGCAGGGCAGCGATCTCTTCGAGATCGACACCTGGGCCTTCGAGGCGGCCTCCGCCGCCGAACTGCCGGTCGAGGTCAGCGCGCAGGCGCGCTGCGTCGCCGGTAAGGCGTACGTCGCGGTGCAGGCCCGCAACACCCATGACGCGCCGGTGGACATCGCCGTGGAGACCGCGTACGGCGAGCGGTCCTTCGCGGACGTGGCGCCGGGCGGCAACGCCTACCAGCAGTTCGCAACCCGCACGGCCGAGGTCGCGGCCGGCTCGGTGACCGTACGCGCCAGCGGGTCGGTCGATGGCCGGGACGTGACGAGGATCGTCACCGCCAATTACTCCGGCGTCAACTGCGCCGGCTGA
- a CDS encoding family 43 glycosylhydrolase, producing the protein MQVSTAAASDPRSRTGPARAATVRPALTTTLRRLAAALNPRRRRRTIALTTISTLLCAGVAATGGAAHATTEGAGHATTEGAAHAATEGAASAADEWSPRSAYTSTDLGDGRYSVPLLRADVPDIGVERVPAAENAEGRDIYYMISTTMHLSPGAPIMKSYDLVNWEIVNYVFDRASIGDSFSLRNGQNSYGQGQWASSLRYHEGTFYVAFNTNNLGGAYIYRTDDIENGAWQRTALGRGLHDPSLFFDHDGTPYIFYGNGTISAVRLNAGLTAIVQDYPNVFSANDYAGQPFIGGLFEGAQFYYIDGHYYVVVITWPSGQGRQVVMLRSPELLGRHTSGGVNTYEARGVLNSNGFAQGSLVPIERSGGDLDWYGMFFRDTFPIGRIPALIPATWRDGWPTFGNNGSVPVEGLFDKPIRLSPAEELLERQKSIVASDDFANDAPHKAYLDEEWTTTDPAVAAEIAPNGSRLDMAWEWNHAPDNRYWSLTDRDGWLRLTNGKVVTGNYVYTKLSNRAELAWFEEARNTLSQRTFGPRQSVETKLDISGMRDGDVAGLAAYNRGFSYVAVKRSGGTNTLGVVNRGQPFAVDLDQATLENFLPGTTVSLGDAREVHLKADLDFAAPVGQLWTTFYYSLDGLTWTQLGNRVGPQTLDGSLAHFMGHRVGLFNYATQGTGGHVDFDHYLLSDTLTAQNRPLDTGELEAAIAYAGTLTESDYPADAWAAMRAALADATAARAGEFGTQNQIDAPERALSYQLARLGVLRSATPDVPVTVSAQARCIGGTAYVAVQARNDHDAPVDITLETPYGQRSVTRVAPGANAFQQFTTRTASAPAGTATVRVTATVDGKAVTTVRTAEYPAATCGG; encoded by the coding sequence ATGCAGGTGTCCACCGCTGCTGCCTCCGACCCACGCTCCCGAACCGGACCGGCCCGCGCGGCAACCGTGCGGCCGGCGCTCACCACCACGCTGAGAAGGCTGGCCGCCGCGCTGAACCCGCGTCGGCGGCGCCGCACCATCGCGCTCACCACGATCAGCACGCTGCTCTGCGCGGGCGTGGCCGCCACCGGCGGCGCGGCGCACGCCACCACCGAGGGTGCGGGCCACGCCACCACCGAGGGTGCGGCGCACGCCGCCACCGAGGGTGCGGCATCCGCCGCCGACGAGTGGTCGCCCCGTTCGGCGTACACCTCGACGGACCTGGGAGACGGCCGGTACTCCGTGCCGCTGCTGCGCGCCGACGTGCCGGACATCGGGGTGGAACGGGTGCCGGCCGCCGAGAACGCCGAGGGCCGGGACATCTACTACATGATCAGCACGACCATGCACCTGAGCCCCGGTGCGCCGATCATGAAGTCCTACGACCTGGTGAACTGGGAGATCGTCAACTACGTCTTCGACCGGGCGAGCATCGGTGACTCGTTCTCGCTGCGCAACGGCCAGAACTCGTACGGCCAGGGCCAGTGGGCGTCCTCGCTGCGCTACCACGAGGGCACGTTCTACGTCGCCTTCAACACCAACAACCTCGGCGGCGCGTACATCTACCGCACCGACGACATCGAGAACGGCGCCTGGCAGCGGACCGCCCTCGGGCGCGGGCTGCACGACCCGTCGCTCTTCTTCGACCACGACGGTACGCCGTACATCTTCTACGGCAACGGCACCATCAGCGCGGTACGCCTCAACGCCGGGTTGACCGCGATCGTGCAGGACTACCCGAACGTGTTCAGCGCCAACGACTACGCCGGCCAGCCCTTCATCGGCGGCCTCTTCGAGGGCGCCCAGTTCTACTACATCGACGGGCACTACTACGTCGTCGTGATCACCTGGCCGTCCGGTCAGGGTCGGCAGGTGGTCATGCTCCGCTCGCCCGAACTGCTCGGGCGGCACACCTCGGGCGGTGTGAACACCTACGAGGCCCGGGGCGTGCTCAACTCCAACGGCTTCGCCCAGGGCAGCCTGGTGCCGATCGAGCGCTCCGGTGGCGACCTCGACTGGTACGGCATGTTCTTCCGGGACACCTTCCCGATCGGGCGGATCCCGGCGCTCATCCCCGCCACCTGGCGCGACGGCTGGCCGACCTTCGGCAACAACGGCTCGGTGCCGGTGGAGGGGCTGTTCGACAAGCCGATCCGGCTCAGCCCGGCCGAGGAACTCCTCGAACGCCAGAAGAGCATCGTCGCCTCGGACGACTTCGCCAACGACGCCCCGCACAAGGCGTACCTGGACGAGGAATGGACCACGACGGACCCGGCGGTCGCGGCCGAGATCGCGCCCAACGGGTCGCGGCTGGACATGGCCTGGGAGTGGAACCACGCCCCGGACAACCGGTACTGGTCGCTCACCGACCGCGACGGCTGGCTGCGGCTGACCAACGGCAAGGTGGTCACCGGCAACTACGTCTACACGAAGCTGTCCAACCGGGCCGAGCTGGCCTGGTTCGAGGAAGCGCGCAACACGCTCTCGCAGCGTACGTTCGGGCCCCGGCAGTCGGTGGAGACGAAGCTCGACATCTCCGGCATGCGCGACGGCGACGTGGCCGGTCTGGCCGCCTACAACCGGGGCTTCTCCTACGTCGCGGTCAAGCGCTCGGGCGGAACGAACACCCTCGGCGTGGTCAACCGGGGACAGCCCTTCGCGGTCGACCTCGACCAGGCGACGCTGGAGAACTTCCTGCCCGGCACGACGGTGTCGCTGGGCGACGCGCGCGAGGTGCACCTGAAGGCGGACCTGGACTTCGCCGCACCGGTCGGCCAACTCTGGACGACCTTCTACTACAGCCTCGACGGGCTGACCTGGACCCAGTTGGGCAACCGGGTCGGCCCGCAGACCCTCGACGGCAGCCTCGCGCACTTCATGGGGCACCGGGTCGGCCTGTTCAACTACGCCACCCAGGGCACGGGCGGGCACGTCGACTTCGACCACTACCTGCTCAGCGACACGCTCACCGCGCAGAACCGGCCGCTCGACACCGGCGAACTCGAAGCGGCCATCGCGTACGCGGGCACGCTCACCGAGTCCGACTACCCGGCGGACGCCTGGGCGGCGATGCGGGCCGCGCTCGCCGACGCGACGGCGGCGCGGGCCGGCGAGTTCGGTACCCAGAACCAGATCGACGCCCCGGAGCGGGCGCTGAGCTACCAACTGGCCCGGCTCGGCGTGCTCCGGTCCGCCACGCCCGACGTGCCGGTCACGGTCAGCGCGCAGGCGCGGTGCATCGGCGGTACGGCGTACGTGGCGGTGCAGGCCCGCAACGACCATGACGCGCCGGTGGACATCACGCTGGAGACGCCGTACGGCCAGCGGTCGGTGACCCGGGTCGCGCCGGGGGCCAACGCCTTCCAGCAGTTCACCACCAGGACCGCGTCGGCGCCGGCCGGTACGGCCACCGTCCGGGTCACCGCAACGGTCGACGGCAAAGCCGTGACGACCGTCCGCACGGCCGAATACCCCGCCGCGACCTGCGGCGGCTGA